Proteins co-encoded in one Candidatus Methylomirabilota bacterium genomic window:
- a CDS encoding PCP reductase family protein yields the protein MKFICVLCDTQMKLEETTSQGEGSLSITFSCPSCAHRTALLTNPWETQLVRALDVKIGGRSGSPEPMEFVRAMLAGGRMGALEGAGDAASPAAEEDSAASTELGTGSRCPFSAVANRAAEMASVSWDPSAERSLERVPEFIRPMARQGIERFAAEHGYPRITEEVIEKVRGSFGL from the coding sequence ATGAAATTCATTTGTGTCTTGTGTGATACGCAGATGAAGCTGGAAGAGACCACGAGCCAGGGGGAAGGATCCCTCAGCATAACCTTCTCCTGCCCGAGCTGCGCCCACCGGACCGCCCTGCTCACCAACCCGTGGGAAACCCAACTCGTCCGGGCCCTTGATGTAAAGATCGGTGGGCGCAGTGGTTCGCCTGAGCCCATGGAGTTCGTCAGGGCGATGTTGGCGGGCGGCCGGATGGGTGCCCTGGAGGGTGCAGGGGATGCCGCATCGCCTGCGGCCGAGGAGGACTCTGCCGCCTCGACGGAGCTCGGCACAGGCTCGCGGTGCCCATTCTCCGCCGTGGCCAACCGCGCGGCCGAGATGGCCTCTGTGTCGTGGGACCCGTCGGCCGAGCGCAGCCTCGAGCGCGTTCCCGAGTTCATTCGACCCATGGCGCGTCAGGGCATCGAACGCTTTGCAGCCGAACACGGATACCCGCGCATTACCGAGGAAGTCATCGAGAAGGTGCGAGGCAGCTTCGGCTTGTAA
- a CDS encoding P-loop NTPase → MKTYWDIVGDGGSNVAAQVEAQSARLRGRMAHIRRKLAVVSGKGGVGKSTVTANLAAALAMQGLRIGVLDADVNGPCMGKLLGVRGQSLTMGPGGIVPPEGPMGIKVVSMDLLLPSDETPVTWHGSAQQESFMWRGMMEVNALREFLADTAWGELDLLLVDLPPGTDRISHLTGLLPDMAGCLIITVASEVSHLIVKKAVSAVRDAQWAPTLGLVENMGRFICGHCGAAEEMFPGGDTAAMAAAMSIPYFGSVAFDPRLAAASDRGTPFVLSHPDTPAGEALLRIARTIQKQMEAA, encoded by the coding sequence GTGAAAACGTATTGGGACATCGTGGGAGATGGTGGCTCGAACGTGGCCGCGCAAGTCGAGGCACAGAGCGCGCGACTGCGTGGGCGGATGGCGCACATCCGCCGAAAGTTGGCTGTCGTGAGCGGGAAGGGAGGCGTCGGCAAGAGTACCGTGACGGCGAACCTGGCGGCAGCGTTGGCGATGCAGGGCCTCAGGATCGGGGTGCTCGATGCGGACGTGAACGGCCCCTGCATGGGAAAGCTGTTGGGTGTTCGGGGCCAGTCGCTCACGATGGGGCCAGGTGGGATAGTTCCCCCAGAGGGGCCGATGGGGATCAAGGTGGTGTCCATGGACCTGCTCCTTCCGAGCGACGAGACCCCAGTCACGTGGCACGGGTCGGCTCAGCAGGAGAGCTTCATGTGGCGCGGGATGATGGAGGTCAACGCGCTGCGGGAATTCCTGGCGGACACCGCCTGGGGCGAGCTCGATCTGTTGCTGGTAGACCTGCCGCCGGGAACGGACCGGATCAGTCATCTGACCGGGTTACTTCCGGACATGGCTGGCTGTCTCATCATCACGGTCGCATCTGAGGTCTCGCACCTGATCGTGAAGAAGGCAGTGAGCGCCGTCCGCGATGCGCAGTGGGCGCCGACTCTGGGACTGGTGGAGAACATGGGGCGGTTCATCTGTGGGCACTGCGGCGCCGCGGAGGAGATGTTCCCGGGCGGCGATACAGCTGCGATGGCCGCCGCCATGAGTATTCCCTACTTCGGCAGCGTTGCCTTCGACCCACGGCTGGCCGCCGCGTCAGACCGTGGCACACCTTTCGTATTAAGTCATCCCGACACCCCTGCAGGCGAGGCGCTGCTTCGGATCGCCCGTACGATCCAGAAGCAGATGGAGGCGGCATGA